The following coding sequences lie in one Mercenaria mercenaria strain notata chromosome 5, MADL_Memer_1, whole genome shotgun sequence genomic window:
- the LOC128556976 gene encoding electron transfer flavoprotein-ubiquinone oxidoreductase, mitochondrial-like, which yields MASIVRAVKVCRSSVYNVIRCTHSHSGVHHGFPESSFPKITTHYTVNPRENDTRWADVDMERFADEADVVIVGGGPAGLSAACRLKQLANEQEKELRVCLVEKAAEIGGHTLSGACIETRALDELFPDWKERDVRSFKSIAL from the exons ATGGCGTCGATCGTTCGTGCTGTCAAAGTTTGTAGAAGTTCCG tttacaaTGTAATCCGATGTACACATTCACATTCAGGAGTGCACCATGGTTTCCCTGAGTCATCATTTCCAAAAATTACAACACATTACACTGTCAACCCAAGAGAAAATGATACAAGATGGGCAG ATGTTGACATGGAGAGGTTTGCAGATGAGGCAGATGTTGTCATTGTCGGCGGAGGACCAGCAGGTCTCTCTGCAGCTTGTAGACTTAAACAGTTAGCTAATGAACAAGAAAAAGAACTCAGAGTTTGTCTTGTTGAAAAGGCAGCAGAAATTG GTGGTCACACGTTATCAGGGGCATGTATAGAAACAAGAGCACTTGATGAACTCTTCCCAGACTGGAAAGAAAGAGATGTGAGGAGTTTTAAGTCTATAGCCTTATAA
- the LOC128545848 gene encoding mediator of RNA polymerase II transcription subunit 7-like: protein MGEPQQVSAFPLPPMQYVNQYTDENVKRGRVPHPPPAIQDTYTMFGNTFTADDMIVRPLESQGFRRLHPQSYDHKRELKKLNHSILANFLDLLDILIKAPDSPKRNEKLEDLNLLFIHMHHLINEFRPHQARETLRVMMELQKKRRHEVAERFQVHLDKVTELIQKSLVALPDEFSLDSKVLVKSEILTSEMDEPEQRRDNEECDQLDRMMCDIVDGLN, encoded by the exons ATGGGGGAACCACAGCAAGTGAGTGCGTTTCCTCTGCCCCCAATGCAGTATGTTAACCAATATACTGATGAGAATGTGAAAAGAGGCAGGGTGCCACACCCTCCACCAGCCATTCAG gACACATACACAATGTTTGGAAATACATTCACAGCCGATGACATGATTGTACGACCCTTAGAATCTCAGGGCTTTAGACGTCTTCATCCGCAGAGTTATGATCATAAGCGCGAACTAAAGAAACTGAATCATTCTATACTGGCAAACTTTCTTGATTTATTAGACATTTTAATCAAAGCTCCGGACTCGCCGAAAAGAAACGAGAAATTAGAAGATCTGAATCTTCTGTTTATTCATATGCATCATCTCATTAATGAGTTTCGACCGCATCAGGCGCGAGAAACTTTACGGGTAATGATGGAGCTGCAGAAGAAACGGCGGCACGAAGTAGCTGAAAGGTTTCAGGTGCATTTAGATAAAGTGACAGAGTTAATACAGAAAAGTCTGGTGGCTTTGCCCGATGAATTCAGTTTGGACTCTAAAGTTTTGGTAAAAAGTGAGATTTTAACCTCGGAAATGGACGAGCCGGAACAAAGGCGAGATAATGAAGAGTGTGACCAGCTGGATAGAATGATGTGTGACATAGTGGATGGTTTAAACTGA